A part of Bacillus thuringiensis genomic DNA contains:
- a CDS encoding metal-sulfur cluster assembly factor, translating to MSQQAFEEKLYTNLEAVIDPELGVDIINLGLVYDVTADENNNAVITMTMTSIGCPMAGQIVSDVKKVLSTNVPEVNEIEVNVVWNPPWSKERMSRMAKIALGIRD from the coding sequence ATGTCACAACAAGCATTTGAAGAAAAGTTATATACAAACTTAGAAGCTGTTATTGACCCTGAACTAGGTGTTGATATTATCAACCTTGGATTAGTTTATGACGTTACAGCAGATGAAAATAATAATGCTGTCATTACAATGACGATGACTTCTATCGGTTGTCCAATGGCTGGGCAAATTGTATCAGACGTTAAAAAAGTATTATCAACGAATGTACCTGAAGTCAATGAAATAGAAGTAAATGTCGTTTGGAATCCGCCCTGGTCTAAAGAACGCATGTCACGTATGGCGAAAATCGCATTAGGTATTCGCGACTAA
- a CDS encoding methyl-accepting chemotaxis protein has translation MKYVSIRKKLLFTLLSISSLFSIALIVILSFAMNQASEIETLKNDVSKRATILKERGDWFQAQVAGLQEYLLSHDQNGLDKFNREGKKLADTREKVTSDKKLPEGMKEAILMGAKWRSVIDNEVLPLAREGKWDEASKIALAQTDYVNDLLSRFTKYANEENDKRDALIADVESSSSLIQYIIFFSLITCTLTSILLAWWFSGKLVKPIRQIDEKLKELASQDGDLTARFHVTSKDEIGDIANSFNQMLANLQRIIKQVQQTSTSVKEASENVFIETTASMENTAKTEETMNALEHNIRSQVSSIEESSTAMDDMATSVQRIAEFASSVTSLAVTTSEKADSGNKVIEKSITQMHTINEAVNATSQVVERLITHTNHIDTALQSISNIAEQTNLLALNASIEAARAGEHGKGFAVVADEVRKLAEQSQLAATDINHLLHQIQADTKIANEMMTQGQSEASEGITVIRTAGSSFSEIVNHINKVSTQMQEMSATAEEMAASSEEMNAALNSIASISNEVAAETSQTATSAGDQVNKMSIVAKNASEMKTTVQELEVLVSHFKTNV, from the coding sequence ATGAAATATGTTAGTATTCGAAAAAAACTACTGTTCACACTCTTAAGCATTTCTTCTTTATTTAGTATTGCTCTTATTGTTATTCTTTCATTCGCTATGAACCAAGCAAGCGAAATTGAAACGTTAAAAAATGATGTATCAAAACGAGCAACAATTTTAAAAGAACGTGGTGATTGGTTCCAAGCACAAGTTGCCGGTTTACAAGAATATTTACTGTCACATGATCAAAATGGATTGGATAAATTCAACCGAGAAGGAAAAAAACTTGCTGATACTAGAGAGAAAGTAACAAGTGATAAAAAACTCCCAGAAGGAATGAAAGAAGCGATTTTGATGGGGGCAAAATGGCGAAGCGTCATAGATAATGAAGTCCTTCCTCTCGCTCGCGAAGGAAAATGGGACGAAGCATCCAAAATCGCTTTAGCTCAAACCGACTATGTAAACGATCTTTTAAGCCGTTTTACTAAATATGCAAATGAAGAAAATGATAAACGTGACGCATTAATTGCTGACGTAGAGTCTTCTTCATCTCTTATTCAATATATTATTTTCTTCTCTCTCATTACATGTACGTTAACATCTATTTTATTAGCATGGTGGTTCTCTGGTAAACTCGTTAAACCGATACGACAAATTGATGAGAAATTAAAAGAATTAGCCTCTCAAGATGGCGATTTAACAGCTAGATTTCATGTAACGAGTAAAGATGAAATTGGTGATATCGCCAATTCATTTAATCAAATGCTCGCTAACTTACAACGTATTATAAAACAAGTGCAACAAACATCAACAAGTGTAAAAGAAGCATCTGAAAATGTGTTTATCGAAACAACTGCTTCTATGGAAAATACAGCAAAAACCGAAGAAACTATGAATGCCCTTGAGCACAATATTCGCTCACAAGTTTCCAGTATTGAAGAAAGTTCAACTGCAATGGACGATATGGCAACGAGTGTTCAACGTATTGCTGAATTCGCCTCTTCTGTTACTAGCCTAGCTGTTACAACTTCAGAAAAAGCAGATAGTGGGAATAAAGTCATTGAGAAATCTATTACACAAATGCATACAATTAACGAAGCTGTTAACGCTACATCACAAGTAGTAGAGCGACTTATTACACATACGAATCATATTGATACTGCACTTCAATCCATTTCTAATATCGCAGAACAAACGAATTTACTCGCTTTAAATGCTTCAATTGAAGCAGCCCGCGCTGGCGAACATGGAAAAGGCTTCGCTGTTGTTGCCGATGAAGTACGAAAACTTGCTGAACAATCTCAGCTAGCGGCAACTGACATTAACCATTTACTTCATCAAATTCAGGCAGATACAAAAATAGCAAATGAAATGATGACACAAGGTCAGTCAGAGGCTTCGGAAGGAATTACAGTCATTCGTACCGCTGGATCTTCATTCTCAGAAATTGTTAACCACATTAACAAAGTCTCTACACAAATGCAAGAAATGTCTGCAACTGCTGAAGAAATGGCCGCAAGTTCTGAGGAAATGAATGCAGCTTTAAATAGCATCGCTTCTATTTCAAATGAAGTTGCCGCCGAAACATCACAAACAGCAACTTCGGCTGGTGACCAAGTAAACAAAATGAGTATCGTTGCTAAAAATGCGTCTGAAATGAAAACGACTGTACAAGAACTTGAAGTTCTCGTTTCTCATTTCAAAACAAACGTTTAA
- a CDS encoding pirin family protein, translating into MFRKVDHKNMGRANHGWLNTHFHFSFANYYNPNNMNFGALRVINDDLVAPQTGFDMHPHRDMEIISYVVDGALTHEDSMGNRGTIERGHVQYMSAGTGVFHSEHNLGNETLRLLQIWILPDRADHKPNYGEFTFDWSKRENEWFHMVSPVEGEAPIRIHQDANLYSLSLDAGKEIHFPVREGRQLYLVQIEGSSVINGESLVMRDAAEAIEEDIHIEAKEQSHYLAIELKK; encoded by the coding sequence ATGTTTAGAAAAGTTGATCATAAAAATATGGGAAGAGCAAATCACGGTTGGCTAAATACACATTTTCATTTTTCATTTGCGAATTACTATAACCCAAATAACATGAACTTTGGAGCATTGCGTGTAATTAATGATGACCTAGTAGCACCGCAAACTGGTTTTGATATGCATCCGCATCGCGATATGGAAATCATTTCGTACGTTGTAGATGGTGCTTTAACACATGAGGATAGCATGGGGAACCGCGGAACAATTGAGCGAGGACATGTTCAATATATGAGTGCTGGCACGGGTGTATTTCATAGCGAGCATAATTTAGGAAATGAAACACTACGTTTATTACAAATTTGGATTTTACCAGATCGTGCGGATCATAAACCAAACTATGGTGAGTTTACATTTGATTGGAGTAAGCGTGAAAATGAATGGTTCCATATGGTATCTCCAGTAGAAGGAGAGGCACCAATTCGTATTCACCAAGATGCAAATTTATATTCTTTATCGTTAGATGCCGGAAAAGAAATTCATTTTCCTGTGCGAGAAGGCCGTCAATTGTATCTTGTTCAAATTGAAGGAAGTAGTGTAATAAATGGGGAAAGTCTTGTTATGCGTGATGCAGCAGAAGCAATAGAAGAAGATATTCATATTGAAGCGAAAGAGCAATCACACTATTTAGCAATTGAGCTAAAAAAATAA
- a CDS encoding methyl-accepting chemotaxis protein has protein sequence MSFISIRKKLMFMMGTICALFGIALAFILFFTMDQSRQAEALQKEISPLATELKERGDAYQVQLSALRGYLLQHDQVELDKFNEMSKRLEDSKDKLLSNPNVSQSMKNTMESGSTWRKFIEEKVFTLAKEQKWEEALQVAYAENGTVYKVIGDFTNYSNEQAKLRDQSIEKIDQSSLQIEYVVFLSLVICIIVAITVAWWFSGKLVKPIQQIDSKLKELSSQEGDLTARLQVNSNDEIGTIATSFNKMLENLQHIINRVQKTSVEVQNASENMLEKTNISREATIKVQSSMSSLNANIQSQASSMEESSTAMDDMAVSVQRIAESATSVTELAVVTSEQANDGSTVIQKSVSQMTTIHDAVNATSEVVERLITHTKYIDTAVQSISNIAEQTNLLALNASIEAARAGEQGKGFAVVADEVRKLAEQSKTAATDINQLLHQIQQDTETASSMMSQGRSEAFEGIHVIREAGNSFTTIVEQVNKVSTQMQDISATAEEMAASAEEMNASLNNIASISTEVSSETAATAHSAEQKVITMNEMTQTARQMKQTVEELDQLVSHFKTE, from the coding sequence ATGAGTTTTATTAGCATTCGAAAAAAACTAATGTTCATGATGGGAACGATTTGCGCTTTATTTGGCATCGCCTTAGCTTTTATTTTATTCTTTACCATGGATCAATCTCGTCAAGCTGAAGCATTACAAAAAGAAATTTCCCCTCTGGCAACAGAATTGAAAGAGCGTGGGGACGCTTATCAAGTACAGCTCTCTGCTTTAAGAGGTTATTTATTACAACATGATCAAGTTGAATTAGACAAATTTAATGAGATGAGTAAACGTCTGGAGGATTCAAAAGATAAACTTCTTTCTAATCCAAATGTTTCTCAGTCCATGAAAAATACAATGGAATCAGGATCCACTTGGAGAAAATTTATTGAAGAAAAAGTTTTCACTCTTGCAAAAGAACAAAAGTGGGAAGAGGCTTTACAAGTAGCTTATGCAGAAAATGGTACTGTTTATAAAGTAATTGGTGACTTCACAAATTACAGTAACGAACAAGCCAAGTTACGTGATCAATCTATCGAAAAAATTGATCAATCTTCGCTACAAATTGAATATGTTGTCTTCTTATCACTTGTTATTTGTATTATCGTAGCTATCACTGTTGCATGGTGGTTCTCTGGTAAACTTGTTAAACCAATTCAACAAATTGATAGTAAGCTAAAAGAATTATCATCTCAAGAAGGTGACTTAACAGCCCGCCTACAAGTAAATAGTAATGATGAAATTGGTACGATCGCAACATCATTTAATAAAATGTTAGAAAACCTACAACATATTATCAATCGTGTTCAAAAAACATCTGTGGAAGTGCAAAACGCTTCTGAAAATATGCTAGAAAAGACGAATATATCACGCGAGGCAACAATAAAAGTTCAGAGCTCGATGTCTAGCTTAAATGCAAATATTCAATCACAAGCCTCTAGTATGGAAGAAAGCTCAACTGCAATGGACGATATGGCAGTAAGCGTTCAGCGTATTGCTGAATCTGCCACATCTGTAACTGAGCTTGCTGTAGTTACATCTGAACAAGCTAACGACGGAAGTACTGTTATTCAAAAATCCGTTTCACAAATGACAACGATACACGACGCGGTAAATGCTACGTCAGAAGTGGTCGAACGTCTAATCACTCACACGAAATATATTGATACAGCTGTACAATCTATTTCTAATATCGCAGAGCAAACAAACTTACTTGCTTTAAATGCATCTATCGAAGCAGCTCGTGCTGGCGAACAAGGAAAAGGTTTCGCTGTCGTAGCTGACGAAGTTCGAAAACTTGCAGAACAATCTAAAACAGCAGCAACAGATATTAACCAATTACTACATCAAATTCAACAAGACACTGAAACTGCGAGCTCTATGATGTCACAAGGTCGTTCTGAGGCATTTGAAGGCATTCATGTCATTCGTGAAGCTGGCAATTCTTTCACAACGATTGTAGAACAAGTAAATAAAGTATCTACTCAAATGCAAGACATCTCAGCAACTGCTGAGGAAATGGCTGCAAGCGCTGAAGAAATGAACGCTTCACTGAATAACATCGCTTCTATTTCGACTGAAGTATCTAGTGAAACAGCGGCAACAGCACACTCTGCTGAGCAAAAAGTCATTACGATGAATGAGATGACACAAACCGCTAGACAAATGAAACAAACAGTTGAAGAATTAGATCAACTCGTATCTCATTTTAAAACTGAATAG
- the nprB gene encoding neutral protease NprB, which yields MKKQVISSALALTVIAGGFGTFGATTTKAEEQKIQYHQEFKTPAYIGEEWKAPEGLDKKETVFQYLESKKDMFKLAGNIDKHFNIVGEEKDAESGTTHVKLVEKHNNIPVYGSDQTVTLDKENNVKAFFGQVIPNLDDKNIPAFANISAEQAETIAKADIEKEVGKVKNYDGVKKDLFVYEKDGNYYLAYLVKASISKPAPGYWHYFVDATNGNVIEKYNAVDNITGFGYGVLGGRQSFEIAQDTKTGEFNLFDGKRGQGIHTFDAENMDENWFNLFSQILGYTGEEVKSKSKFFEDKAAVDAHVNAGKVYDYYKKTFNRNSFDDKGAKLISTVHVGESWNNAAWNGVQMMYGDGDGKTFIPLSAGLDVIGHELTHAVTEHTANLVYKNESGALNESLSDIMGVMVEKKSWDLGADIYTPGKPGDALRSLKDPASIPNPLKPGEGYPDHYNKRYTGTADNGGVHINSSINNKAAYLVSDGGEHYGVKVTGVGREATEKIYYRALTKYLTANSDFKMMRQAALQSAEDLYGKNSKAVQAVTKAYDAVGVK from the coding sequence GTGAAAAAGCAAGTCATTTCATCAGCATTAGCGTTAACTGTTATAGCCGGGGGATTTGGAACATTTGGAGCAACGACAACGAAAGCGGAAGAACAAAAAATTCAATATCATCAAGAGTTTAAAACACCTGCATACATAGGTGAAGAATGGAAAGCACCGGAAGGACTAGATAAAAAAGAAACGGTCTTTCAATATTTAGAGAGTAAGAAAGATATGTTTAAATTAGCAGGGAATATTGATAAACACTTCAATATCGTTGGGGAAGAAAAAGACGCTGAATCTGGCACAACACACGTGAAATTAGTTGAGAAGCATAATAACATTCCTGTGTATGGTTCAGATCAAACTGTTACACTTGATAAAGAAAATAATGTAAAAGCATTCTTCGGACAAGTTATTCCGAATTTAGATGATAAAAATATTCCTGCGTTTGCAAATATTAGTGCAGAGCAAGCAGAAACGATTGCAAAGGCAGATATTGAAAAAGAAGTTGGTAAAGTAAAGAATTATGACGGTGTGAAAAAAGATTTATTTGTATATGAAAAAGATGGAAACTACTATCTTGCCTATTTAGTTAAAGCATCGATTTCAAAACCAGCTCCAGGCTATTGGCATTATTTTGTTGATGCAACGAATGGAAATGTGATTGAGAAATATAACGCTGTAGATAACATTACAGGATTTGGTTACGGCGTATTAGGCGGTAGACAATCATTTGAAATTGCTCAAGATACGAAAACAGGAGAATTCAACTTATTTGATGGTAAACGAGGACAAGGTATCCATACATTTGATGCGGAGAATATGGACGAAAACTGGTTTAATTTATTCTCGCAAATTCTTGGATATACAGGAGAAGAAGTGAAGAGTAAATCTAAGTTCTTCGAAGATAAAGCGGCAGTCGATGCGCATGTAAATGCAGGAAAAGTATATGATTACTACAAAAAGACGTTTAATCGTAACTCTTTCGATGATAAAGGTGCGAAGCTTATTTCGACTGTTCACGTTGGAGAAAGCTGGAATAACGCAGCTTGGAACGGTGTACAAATGATGTATGGTGATGGCGATGGTAAAACATTCATTCCATTATCTGCTGGGCTTGATGTTATCGGTCACGAATTAACGCATGCTGTAACTGAACATACAGCAAATCTTGTTTATAAAAATGAGTCAGGTGCGTTAAATGAATCGTTATCTGATATTATGGGTGTCATGGTTGAGAAGAAGAGCTGGGATTTAGGTGCTGACATTTATACACCTGGGAAACCTGGTGATGCACTTCGTTCTCTGAAAGATCCAGCATCTATTCCAAATCCATTAAAGCCAGGTGAAGGTTACCCAGATCATTACAATAAACGCTACACTGGAACAGCTGATAATGGCGGCGTTCATATTAACAGTAGTATTAACAATAAAGCTGCATACTTAGTATCTGATGGCGGCGAGCATTACGGCGTGAAAGTAACTGGAGTAGGCCGCGAAGCGACAGAAAAAATTTATTACCGTGCTCTTACGAAATATTTAACTGCAAACTCTGACTTTAAGATGATGCGTCAAGCTGCTCTGCAGTCAGCTGAAGATTTATATGGTAAAAACTCTAAGGCTGTACAAGCTGTTACGAAAGCTTATGATGCAGTAGGCGTAAAATAA
- a CDS encoding class I SAM-dependent methyltransferase produces the protein MNQKQLSTRNEKSWNAAAYEAWTNRHGAPADYAKKLMADPVREVDHYLPYIQSPKGKRIINLLGSKGNKAVALALLGADVTVVDISASNAKYANELAEAAGVSIQYVVSDVLNVQLSESFDIVLLELGVLHYFLDLKPLFQKITTLLKGGGTLILRDYHPVYTKLLGVDHPSFRANGNYFDEELIEDDVAYSILLTEAQKEALPKTTIRRWTLGEIITTLAEERFKIEKLAEEHGAHQRWVFPSTAPEGIEERVPGLYTLIATAYKKGSLHG, from the coding sequence TTGAATCAAAAACAACTAAGCACACGTAATGAAAAAAGCTGGAATGCAGCTGCTTATGAAGCTTGGACGAATCGCCACGGGGCGCCAGCCGATTATGCGAAAAAGCTTATGGCAGATCCCGTGCGCGAAGTAGATCACTATTTACCTTACATACAATCTCCAAAAGGAAAACGTATCATTAATTTACTCGGGTCAAAAGGAAATAAAGCCGTTGCTCTCGCCCTTTTAGGAGCTGACGTAACAGTTGTCGATATTTCAGCAAGTAATGCAAAATATGCAAATGAACTTGCGGAAGCAGCAGGAGTCTCTATCCAGTATGTCGTTTCTGATGTATTAAATGTGCAGCTCTCCGAATCATTTGATATCGTATTGCTGGAACTTGGTGTACTCCACTATTTTTTAGATTTAAAACCGCTCTTTCAAAAAATTACTACCTTACTTAAAGGAGGTGGAACGCTTATCCTTCGTGACTATCATCCTGTTTACACGAAATTACTAGGAGTAGACCACCCATCATTTCGGGCTAACGGAAATTATTTCGATGAAGAATTGATTGAAGATGATGTGGCTTATAGCATCCTTCTTACAGAAGCGCAGAAAGAAGCATTACCTAAAACAACCATCCGTCGCTGGACGCTAGGAGAAATTATTACAACCCTTGCAGAAGAACGTTTTAAAATTGAAAAACTAGCTGAAGAACACGGGGCGCATCAAAGATGGGTCTTCCCTTCTACTGCACCGGAAGGAATTGAAGAACGTGTGCCTGGTTTATATACATTAATTGCGACAGCATACAAAAAAGGATCCCTTCACGGATAG